A stretch of Lathyrus oleraceus cultivar Zhongwan6 chromosome 6, CAAS_Psat_ZW6_1.0, whole genome shotgun sequence DNA encodes these proteins:
- the LOC127097140 gene encoding protein FANTASTIC FOUR 3 has protein sequence MAATVCHPGLQLHLEPQLVESRTLRLRLPSPKQSIDLAFKSCFHDSNIKTQQHHEENINININKTETFQSKPDNGGWNFVDALSNISQNTTTAAYVHPQQKRSSLVLSPKSLELCTENLGNESGTDIVENDMLLSLMGKTEEREPCRQVVGGSKKAKIQNFPPPLTTIRGSESLRVRPHREDGRLVIEFTKVPPRTSCFEADRSHGRLRLCFSTNQEQEQEEDDDDGVIDENEEALNEEELSENEMIGEEIKDVEEEEEEDTEEDVVESGIVVACEESEDKDSDVRMKKLESFGKCKGGGGESENNETIWMAATA, from the coding sequence ATGGCTGCAACTGTGTGTCACCCTGGATTACAGTTACATCTTGAACCTCAACTTGTTGAGTCAAGAACATTAAGATTAAGGTTACCTTCTCCAAAACAATCCATTGATTTAGCCTTCAAATCTTGTTTCCATGATTCAAACATTAAAACTCAACAACATCATGAAGAaaacatcaacatcaacatcaacaaaacaGAAACTTTTCAAAGCAAGCCCGACAATGGTGGTTGGAACTTCGTTGATGCTCTTTCCAATATCTCACAAAACACAACCACTGCCGCTTATGTTCATCCTCAGCAGAAACGTTCCTCTTTGGTTCTGAGTCCAAAGAGTCTTGAATTGTGCACAGAGAATCTCGGCAATGAGAGTGGTACTGACATTGTGGAAAACGACATGTTATTGTCTTTAATGGGAAAAACGGAGGAAAGAGAACCTTGCCGTCAAGTTGTAGGTGGTTCTAAGAAAGCGAAGATTCAGAATTTTCCACCACCTTTGACGACGATAAGAGGATCGGAATCTCTTCGTGTTAGACCTCACCGTGAAGATGGAAGATTAGTGATTGAATTCACTAAAGTCCCACCGAGAACATCTTGTTTTGAAGCTGATAGAAGCCATGGCCGTCTTCGCCTTTGTTTTTCGACAAATCAAGAACAAGAACAAGAAGAAGATGACGATGATGGTGTGATAGATGAAAATGAAGAAGCACTCAATGAAGAAGAATTGTCTGAAAATGAAATGATTGGAGAAGAAATAAAAGatgttgaagaagaagaagaagaagatacAGAGGAGGATGTGGTGGAAAGTGGAATTGTTGTTGCATGTGAAGAGAGTGAAGATAAAGATAGTGATGTAAGAATGAAAAAGTTAGAGAGTTTTGGAAAATGCAAAGGTGGTGGTGGTGAGAGTGAAAACAATGAGACCATTTGGATGGCTGCTACTGCATAA